A section of the Longimicrobiales bacterium genome encodes:
- the rpmG gene encoding 50S ribosomal protein L33 translates to MARDKVILACQDCKERNYNQTKNKRLHPERVEHRKYCARCRTHTQHKETK, encoded by the coding sequence ATGGCCCGCGATAAAGTGATCCTCGCCTGTCAGGACTGTAAGGAGAGGAACTACAATCAGACGAAGAACAAGCGGCTGCACCCGGAACGTGTGGAGCACCGTAAGTATTGCGCGCGTTGCAGGACGCATACGCAGCACAAAGAGACGAAGTAA
- the secE gene encoding preprotein translocase subunit SecE, whose product MRALQDAYAAQRDEVSMAVVDKFKETGTFIEECWVELQKVTWPDWDQLRSATIVVVMFTIVISLVIWIMDKFSGWIVGLIMGLFGA is encoded by the coding sequence TTGCGCGCGTTGCAGGACGCATACGCAGCACAAAGAGACGAAGTAAGTATGGCTGTCGTCGACAAATTCAAAGAAACCGGGACCTTCATTGAGGAGTGTTGGGTTGAGCTCCAGAAGGTCACGTGGCCGGATTGGGATCAACTCCGGAGCGCGACTATCGTCGTGGTGATGTTCACCATCGTGATTTCCTTGGTGATCTGGATAATGGATAAGTTCTCCGGTTGGATCGTCGGGTTGATCATGGGGCTCTTCGGCGCCTGA